Proteins from a genomic interval of Nocardioidaceae bacterium:
- the katG gene encoding catalase/peroxidase HPI has product MSKEEAAGCPVAHGRMSHPTEGSSNERWWPESLNLKILRKHSEVADPMDPDFDYAAEFATVDLDELRRDIEEVMTTSQDWWPADFGHYGPFFIRMAWHSAGTYRVADGRGGAGAGMQRFAPLNSWPDNANLDKARRLLWPVKQKYGRKLSWADLMVFTGNCALESMGLETFGFAGGRADVWEPDDDVYWGPETTWLGNERYSGDRELQGPLAAVQMGLIYVNPEGPDGNPDPLASARDIRETFGRMAMNDEETVALIAGGHTFGKTHGAADPGEYVGFEPEGADIEEQGLGWKNTYGSGKGRDTITSGIEVTWSQTPTQWSNKYFENLFGYEWELTKSPAGAHQWQPKDGGGAGTVPNPEDGSLSRPPTMLTTDIALREDPAYEQVSRRFLENPEEFADAFARAWFKLTHRDMGPIQRYIGDEVPSEELLWQDRVPAVDHELVDDADVAELKRRVLDSELSVSRLVATAWASASTFRSSDKRGGANGARIRLEPQSGWAVNDPDELARALRVLEGIKADFDGQDGPKKISLADLIVLAGCAGVEQAARDAGHDITVPFTPGRTDASQEQTDVESMAWLEPINDGFRNFLGKGDILPAEYRLVDRANLLGLSAPELTVLVGGLRVLGANSGESTHGVLTERVGTLTNDFFLNLLGGHVEWKPSSSEPDVYEGHERGSSEVRWTGTRNDLVFGSNSELRAVAEVYASSDGGEKFVRDFVAAWDKVMMADRYDLTD; this is encoded by the coding sequence ATGAGCAAGGAGGAGGCCGCGGGCTGCCCCGTCGCCCACGGCCGCATGAGCCATCCCACGGAGGGCTCGTCGAACGAGCGCTGGTGGCCCGAGTCGCTCAACCTGAAGATCCTGCGCAAGCACTCCGAGGTCGCGGACCCGATGGACCCCGACTTCGACTACGCCGCGGAGTTCGCCACCGTCGACCTCGACGAGCTGCGCCGTGACATCGAGGAGGTCATGACGACCTCGCAGGACTGGTGGCCGGCCGACTTCGGCCACTACGGCCCCTTCTTCATCCGCATGGCCTGGCACTCCGCCGGCACCTACCGCGTCGCCGACGGCCGTGGCGGCGCCGGGGCGGGCATGCAGCGGTTCGCGCCGTTGAACAGCTGGCCCGACAACGCCAACCTCGACAAGGCCCGGCGCCTGCTGTGGCCCGTGAAGCAGAAGTACGGCCGCAAGCTCTCCTGGGCCGACCTCATGGTCTTCACCGGCAACTGCGCGCTGGAGTCGATGGGTCTGGAGACCTTCGGCTTCGCCGGCGGTCGCGCCGACGTCTGGGAGCCCGACGACGACGTCTACTGGGGTCCCGAGACCACCTGGCTGGGCAACGAGCGCTACTCCGGCGACCGTGAGCTGCAGGGTCCCCTCGCCGCGGTCCAGATGGGTCTTATCTACGTCAACCCCGAGGGCCCCGACGGCAACCCCGACCCGCTCGCCTCGGCGCGCGACATCCGCGAGACCTTCGGCCGCATGGCCATGAACGACGAGGAGACCGTCGCGCTCATCGCCGGTGGTCACACCTTCGGCAAGACCCACGGTGCGGCCGACCCCGGCGAGTACGTCGGCTTCGAGCCCGAGGGCGCCGACATCGAGGAGCAGGGCCTCGGCTGGAAGAACACGTACGGCTCGGGCAAGGGTCGCGACACCATCACCTCGGGCATCGAGGTGACCTGGAGCCAGACCCCGACGCAGTGGTCCAACAAGTACTTCGAGAACCTCTTCGGCTACGAGTGGGAGCTCACCAAGAGCCCCGCCGGCGCCCACCAGTGGCAGCCGAAGGACGGCGGCGGTGCCGGCACCGTGCCGAACCCCGAGGACGGTTCGCTGTCGCGCCCGCCGACGATGCTCACGACCGACATCGCGCTGCGTGAGGACCCGGCGTACGAGCAGGTCTCCCGCCGCTTCCTGGAGAACCCCGAGGAGTTCGCCGACGCGTTCGCCCGCGCGTGGTTCAAGCTGACCCACCGCGACATGGGTCCGATCCAGCGCTACATCGGCGACGAGGTGCCCAGCGAGGAGCTGCTCTGGCAGGACCGCGTGCCGGCCGTCGACCACGAGCTCGTCGACGACGCCGACGTGGCCGAGCTGAAGCGGCGCGTGCTGGATTCGGAGCTGTCGGTCTCGCGGCTGGTCGCCACCGCGTGGGCCTCGGCCTCGACGTTCCGCTCCAGCGACAAGCGGGGCGGCGCCAACGGCGCCCGCATCCGCCTCGAGCCCCAGTCGGGCTGGGCGGTCAACGACCCCGACGAGCTGGCCCGTGCCCTCCGTGTGCTCGAGGGCATCAAGGCCGACTTCGACGGCCAGGACGGGCCGAAGAAGATCTCGCTGGCCGACCTGATCGTGCTCGCCGGCTGCGCCGGTGTCGAGCAGGCCGCCCGCGACGCCGGGCATGACATCACCGTGCCCTTCACCCCGGGTCGCACCGACGCCAGCCAGGAGCAGACCGACGTCGAGTCGATGGCGTGGCTCGAGCCGATCAACGACGGCTTCCGCAACTTCCTCGGCAAGGGCGACATCCTCCCTGCGGAGTACCGTCTGGTCGACCGGGCGAACCTGCTCGGCCTGAGCGCTCCGGAGCTGACCGTGCTGGTCGGCGGGCTGCGGGTGCTCGGCGCCAACTCCGGTGAGTCCACCCACGGGGTGCTCACCGAGCGCGTCGGCACGCTGACGAACGACTTCTTCCTCAACCTCCTCGGCGGTCACGTCGAGTGGAAGCCGTCGTCGAGCGAGCCCGACGTCTACGAGGGCCACGAGCGTGGCTCCTCGGAGGTCCGGTGGACCGGCACCCGCAACGACCTGGTCTTCGGCTCGAACTCCGAGCTGCGGGCCGTCGCCGAGGTGTACGCCAGCAGCGACGGCGGCGAGAAGTTCGTCCGCGACTTCGTCGCCGCCTGGGACAAGGTGATGATGGCCGACCGGTACGACCTGACCGACTGA
- a CDS encoding LysM peptidoglycan-binding domain-containing protein, translating to MQINDTTTRPHRSRIGMAGRAAAVAGLAAAPTLLASPAEAASTATWDRLAQCESSGDWSINTGNGYYGGLQFYQPTWEGFGGLAYAPRADLASKSQQIAVAERVLDTQGWGAWPACSAKLGLGQADRNGGGDRDVRPSRGGDRSASSSSGSTTSAGTINYVVQAGDTLARIAAREGTSWRDVYAVNRDTVSDPNLIYVGQTLQIPG from the coding sequence GTGCAGATCAACGACACCACCACCCGCCCTCACCGCAGCCGGATCGGCATGGCCGGCCGAGCCGCCGCGGTCGCCGGCCTCGCCGCGGCCCCGACCCTGCTGGCCTCACCTGCCGAGGCCGCGTCGACCGCGACCTGGGACCGCCTGGCGCAGTGCGAGTCCAGCGGCGACTGGTCGATCAACACCGGCAACGGCTACTACGGCGGGCTGCAGTTCTACCAGCCCACCTGGGAGGGCTTCGGCGGCCTCGCGTACGCGCCCCGCGCCGACCTCGCGAGCAAGTCGCAGCAGATCGCGGTCGCCGAGCGCGTCCTCGACACCCAGGGATGGGGCGCCTGGCCGGCGTGCTCGGCGAAGCTCGGCCTCGGGCAGGCGGACAGGAACGGGGGCGGCGACCGCGACGTACGCCCGAGCCGCGGCGGAGACCGCTCGGCCTCGTCATCGTCGGGGAGCACCACCAGCGCAGGCACGATCAACTACGTAGTGCAGGCGGGTGACACGCTCGCCCGCATCGCCGCACGCGAGGGCACCAGCTGGCGCGACGTCTACGCCGTCAACCGCGACACGGTGTCGGACCCGAACCTGATCTACGTCGGGCAGACGCTGCAGATCCCCGGCTGA
- a CDS encoding transglycosylase family protein, with the protein MVHAPSRRRVPYARLVVNALLTLVLATLSALVALPAEAAPAKTWNRVASCESGGNWSINTGNGYYGGLQFWQPTWKDFGGLAYARKAHRATKAEQITVAERVLKVQGWKAWPACSLKLGLREPEPKKDGRKAGGTKKADVKKADGKKAEAKAKKARAKAEKATAQAKKAKAAAKKAAAKAKKAKAAAKKAKAQARKARAAAKKAKAKAQEARAEARKATATAKKAKGNKAKGKKGKKRR; encoded by the coding sequence ATCGTGCACGCACCGAGCCGACGACGTGTGCCGTACGCCCGACTCGTCGTGAACGCCCTGCTCACGCTCGTCCTCGCCACCCTCTCCGCCCTGGTCGCGTTGCCCGCCGAGGCGGCGCCGGCCAAGACCTGGAACCGCGTCGCGTCGTGCGAGTCCGGTGGCAACTGGTCGATCAACACCGGCAACGGCTACTACGGCGGCCTGCAGTTCTGGCAGCCCACGTGGAAGGACTTCGGCGGCCTCGCGTACGCCCGCAAGGCGCACCGCGCGACCAAGGCCGAGCAGATCACGGTAGCCGAGCGCGTGCTGAAGGTGCAGGGGTGGAAGGCGTGGCCGGCCTGCTCGCTCAAGCTCGGGCTGCGCGAGCCGGAGCCTAAGAAGGACGGCAGGAAGGCCGGCGGCACCAAGAAGGCCGACGTCAAGAAGGCCGACGGCAAGAAGGCCGAGGCGAAGGCGAAGAAGGCGCGGGCGAAGGCCGAGAAGGCGACAGCGCAGGCGAAGAAGGCCAAGGCCGCCGCCAAGAAGGCCGCCGCGAAGGCGAAGAAGGCGAAGGCAGCCGCCAAGAAGGCGAAGGCGCAGGCGCGCAAGGCGCGTGCCGCCGCGAAGAAGGCGAAGGCGAAGGCCCAGGAGGCGCGCGCCGAGGCGAGGAAGGCGACCGCCACGGCGAAGAAGGCCAAGGGCAACAAGGCCAAGGGCAAGAAGGGCAAGAAGCGCCGATAG
- a CDS encoding aldo/keto reductase, producing MRPLGPTGMQVSPLCLGAMMFGAWGEKDHDVSISIIHSALDAGLNFIDTADIYARGESETIVGKALKGRREDVVLATKFHGPMDVDMGETGNPLYRGNSRRWVVQEVENSLRRLQTDWIDLYQVHRPDGISSDEETLAALTDLQQQGKIRAFGSSTFPAHHVVQAQWTAERRGLRRYVTEQPPYSLLARGVEADLLPVAQQYGMGVLPWSPLNGGWLTGKYRKGQDAPDTNRAQMMPDRFDYSTPENAAKLDAVEQLAQLADDTGITLIQLALAFVMQHPAVTAPIIGPRTQEHLDSQLAALEVTLAADVLDRIDEIVPPGRNLDPVDAGFVPDPVQDASLRRR from the coding sequence ATGCGTCCCCTCGGCCCCACCGGCATGCAGGTCTCGCCCCTGTGTCTCGGCGCCATGATGTTCGGTGCGTGGGGCGAGAAGGATCACGACGTCTCGATCTCGATCATCCACTCGGCCCTCGACGCCGGCCTGAACTTCATCGACACCGCCGACATCTACGCCCGTGGCGAGAGCGAGACGATCGTCGGCAAGGCGCTGAAGGGTCGGCGTGAGGACGTCGTGCTGGCCACGAAGTTCCACGGGCCGATGGACGTCGACATGGGCGAGACCGGCAACCCGCTCTACCGGGGCAACTCCCGCCGCTGGGTCGTGCAGGAGGTGGAGAACAGCCTCCGCCGGTTGCAGACGGACTGGATCGACCTCTACCAGGTGCACCGTCCCGACGGCATCAGCAGCGACGAGGAGACCCTCGCCGCCCTGACCGACCTGCAGCAGCAGGGCAAGATCCGCGCGTTCGGGTCCTCGACCTTCCCGGCCCACCACGTCGTGCAGGCGCAGTGGACCGCCGAGCGACGCGGGCTGCGGCGCTACGTCACCGAGCAGCCGCCGTACAGCCTCCTGGCCCGCGGCGTCGAGGCCGACCTGCTCCCGGTGGCGCAGCAGTACGGCATGGGTGTGTTGCCGTGGAGCCCGTTGAACGGCGGGTGGCTGACCGGCAAGTACCGCAAGGGGCAGGACGCCCCCGACACCAACCGGGCCCAGATGATGCCGGACCGCTTCGACTACTCCACACCCGAGAACGCAGCGAAGCTCGACGCGGTGGAGCAGCTGGCCCAGCTCGCGGACGACACCGGCATCACCCTGATCCAGCTCGCCCTGGCCTTCGTCATGCAGCACCCGGCGGTGACCGCGCCGATCATCGGCCCGCGCACGCAGGAGCACCTCGACAGCCAGCTCGCCGCGCTCGAGGTGACCCTCGCCGCCGACGTGCTGGACCGGATCGACGAGATCGTCCCGCCCGGCCGCAACCTCGACCCGGTCGACGCGGGCTTCGTGCCGGACCCCGTGCAGGACGCGAGCCTGCGGCGACGCTGA
- a CDS encoding prolyl oligopeptidase family serine peptidase, protein MRRRRTPGVLLAALALTASACTADTDGTGGTGPAETSESAPSSDSGAPSASPSATPSPTESPAESPTESPTGSPEPDDPFETAPRGEVSIPSFARKPMRGGGLRITGTREQTSAYASYDVVYRSNGLRVTGVLNVPRNQGPGPFPAAVLAHGYIDPDIYVQGQGMTRERGYLAERGYVALHTDYRDHAGSSDTNAERQVRLGYAIDAINAVQALRKAPRSLQGERLGRIDDDRIGLFGRSMGGGVVYRALVMRPDIVGAASAWAPVSSKESENLQQFQLDDGADSELVSFIRSEYGLPGTPRGRQFWPGVNAVNYFDRVEAAVQIQHGRLDDTCPPQWTRDTARALRAEGVDTEVEWWPNEGHAFGPAFPAAMDRLIDFFDREL, encoded by the coding sequence GTGAGGCGGCGCCGCACCCCAGGCGTGCTGCTCGCTGCGCTGGCCCTGACGGCCTCCGCGTGCACCGCGGACACTGATGGCACCGGTGGCACCGGTCCGGCCGAGACATCCGAGTCCGCACCGTCGTCGGACTCCGGCGCCCCCTCGGCCAGCCCCTCGGCCACACCGTCACCGACCGAGTCGCCCGCCGAGTCACCCACCGAGTCACCCACCGGGTCACCCGAGCCGGACGACCCGTTCGAGACGGCTCCGCGCGGTGAGGTCTCGATCCCGTCCTTCGCCCGCAAGCCGATGCGCGGCGGCGGACTGCGCATCACCGGCACCCGGGAGCAGACCTCCGCGTACGCCTCCTACGACGTGGTCTACCGCAGCAACGGCCTCCGTGTCACCGGCGTGCTGAACGTGCCGCGCAACCAGGGGCCGGGGCCGTTCCCGGCGGCGGTGCTGGCCCACGGCTACATCGACCCCGACATCTACGTGCAGGGCCAGGGCATGACCCGCGAGCGGGGCTACCTCGCCGAGCGCGGGTACGTCGCCCTGCACACCGACTACCGCGACCATGCCGGCTCGAGCGACACGAACGCGGAGCGCCAGGTGCGCCTGGGCTACGCCATCGACGCGATCAACGCGGTGCAGGCACTGCGCAAGGCGCCCCGCTCGCTGCAGGGCGAACGCCTCGGGCGCATCGACGACGACCGGATCGGGCTCTTCGGTCGTTCGATGGGCGGTGGCGTCGTCTACCGCGCGCTGGTGATGCGGCCCGACATCGTCGGGGCCGCCTCCGCCTGGGCGCCGGTGAGCTCCAAGGAGAGCGAGAACCTGCAGCAGTTCCAGCTCGACGACGGCGCGGACTCCGAGCTCGTCTCCTTCATCCGATCCGAGTACGGCCTGCCGGGCACGCCGCGTGGCCGACAGTTCTGGCCGGGCGTCAACGCCGTGAACTACTTCGACCGGGTCGAGGCGGCGGTGCAGATCCAGCACGGCCGACTGGACGACACCTGCCCGCCGCAGTGGACACGCGACACCGCACGCGCGCTGCGCGCGGAGGGCGTCGACACCGAGGTCGAGTGGTGGCCGAACGAGGGGCACGCGTTCGGGCCGGCCTTCCCCGCCGCGATGGACCGGCTCATCGACTTCTTCGATCGTGAGCTCTGA